aatcttgGAAGTTAGAAATCTTTGGTGCTTCGTCAATCAAAAACTTTGGAGAGCTGAAGACACCTTCCTCTGGGTGCCATAAgaatctcttcttttggaACTGGAAAAAAATTTGCAATTCTCCAGcttcttgaactctttgaatctCTACAATACCATCAGAACCGTTGTTTGGAGTAGTATGAATTAAAACATGGGTAGCCTCATTCAAATCACCAGCTGTAGCATAATTAAATCCTGCCGCGATTCCAACATTCCAAGCTGGCATCAACATAACCAGCACATTTAGCGAAATGATACCACCGAGGTAGACAAACGTCCATTCTGAACCTTGAATATAACGATCATATTGCTGGAAGTATAAGTGAGCAAACGCAGCATACAGCgggaagaagaacaatgcATACGGTCTACTAAAAACCGGTTTAGGCACCAGAAGCCGCGAATCTTTGACAAGCGGACTAGATACAAATGATTTAGGCGCCATTTGTATTTAAAAGACTGGTCACGGACCTCTTAATCCAGTTAGAAGCTGTCGAAAGTTGTATTGATCAAGTACAAGAGGCGCTTTTTGCCACATATTCAGTTAGTCAATCAGCCACGTATCCGATGATGCACTGTGAATCTTCATCGAGAACACGCCTCTAAGAGGTCTTTCGGCGAGTCATCAAGTGCTGCTACGAGTTGCCGTTGAGATAGAGAAGGCTGGCTTTAGTGCCGCCTAGTTTAGGTTTTCGTATAATCTTCTCGTAAATTCTGCTGATTTTTCAGAGGTATGTATTATGAACCCGGAAGCCTGGGGATATCAAGCCCTCCCATGATACCCAgtctcttgaaaattgtGCATCTCTTCTCATTAGGAGCAATTAACTCTTCTCGTAAATCCTCGGAACTAGATGTGGACCCCTGTGATaagatcttttcagctttaaTGGGAGTTTGATCAAAGATGGACTTTAAATTCCTCTTAGCGAGGAGACTTGATGGGATTCTGGTGTGCTCATTTTCTAGGACGTCTCCGATATCAACTTGTAAATCCTGTATGCGCGGCTCCTGGGTGATGTGATTTATTTCTATGGTGGGTATCGATAACTGCTGGATCGGAAAATCTTCATAGCCTTGGGGTATCTTTTCGCTGGAGATTGGTTCTATGTGCATGATCCAATTTGGATCGACTCTTTTGTAAACCTGGTCATAGTAGCAAAGAGATCTGAAATTGGAGTGGCCGTCTGCTATTATTCCATCTCGAATAAAAAGCCACAGACGAAGTTGTACTTGATGCCTATGGTCACCACTACATAAAGAATGACCACAGCTAATATTATTAGACtcattgttcaaaatctccTTCTGCAAGACTGTCAAATTTCTGGGATTCAATTGTGCTTCAAAATTACTTTCGAGGATCACTGTCAATTCTGCCTCAGATGGAGCTTCCACGGCAATGTCATCTAAAATGTTGTTTTCCTTACCATAACCATCAAAAGATGACGGCACCTTTCTCTTCCGGTCTGAATGCGCGTTAGAAATGGCATTGGCATCCTTTATCACTAAGCTCCCGCTTCTCAACCTCCTGGTTTCATTCTTCGGTCTCATAGTTATAAATTAATATATCTGGTACCGGTGTAACAAATACAATCTCCCAGGTAATGGTCCTGATCGAGAATTAATTTATTGAAATACCAAATGTTCATTTATTCAATAattattatttattttattttgtGTCACTTAGTGAGCAATCACCATAGACGAGGAAGGgagattttttcaataaaatTTGAGTAAATCTGAATGTTTTAATAGTAAATAAGCCCGTTAAATTGAGCCATTCTGGGGGTGTATTGGGTTCAGTGAGACTATTGGAGGTCATTCTATGTATTCTACTCCTCTTAAAAGCAGAATTGACTATAATAACGGACCTTTTGCTGGTCTGTCACAGACAGTTTCGCAGAATAACGCGAACATTGCTGGAAATAACAATGCAAAAGGGGACATCTTACCGAGTCTGAGTTCTCAGACGAGCCAAATAGCTCAAGGAGCCGGAATTAATGGCGGTGCATCGTTGGCTCCTGACCTTTCCATAGTTGATGAACATTTACGAGTCACTAGTCTCGGTACTACGAAACCATTGGAATTGGCCAGTCAGTACATTGACCACTTAGAACGCCGAGATGGAAGTTCACCTGTTTTGGATGAACGCTCCTATTACAATAATGGTGTGAATTACAATTTTAGTAAGGAGATAGGTGGCCTGGGAGCCTTTACGCCATTTGAGAGACAGCAGGTTATAAGCATTCCGgatgagatcttgaaagaggcTTCCAAGACAGAGATAAAGAGTGATATGGGTATATTTCCGGAGATAAGCCGTTGTTGGATTACCATTGACAACAAACTAATTCTTTGGAACATAAAGGATAGCACAGATTACCAATCgatcgatgagatcaagcaCACCATTTTAAAAGTAGCCTTGGTCAAACCGAAGCAAAGTACTTTTGTTGACTACATTAATCATTTACTACTCATCGCAACACCTTTCGACATCTATCTATTGGCCATCTCTCATAATGAGGAAACTGGTGAACTAAGTGTTTTTAACACAGGTATGTGCGTTTCTGTCCATGGACTAGATGTAGGAGAAATTGTATGTTACGAAAAGACAGGACAAATTTTCTTTACAGGGAAGACTAATGGACTGAATATATGGGGCTTACAGTATTCAGGGTCCGATGATTGGTTCAATAGCAAATGCAGCAAGATATGTTTGACTCAGTCAGCATGGTCTTCTCTGTTACCTACCAACTTGATAACCAAGATACCCGGTAGTGGCTTTATGCAGTCTTTTTTTGAGGAGGACTCAAAGTATGCTCAAGAAACCATCCTTCAGCTAACAGTAGATCAATCTCGTGGTATAATCTATTCGCTATCTTCGAAATCGAATGTGAAGGCTTACTTAATCAATGGAAACTCTCTAGAAGGACCAATGTCTATTGAACCTGCATATATCAGACGGATTATTGGGACTACCACAGCAAGAGGTGCTGCAATTCTAGGAccaaagttcttgaagatttctcGAATCGTTCCAGTGACACAACAGGAAAATCATAATTTGTTCTTCGTGGCGATTACAATTGGCGGAGTCCGTCTTTACTTCAATGGGTCTCTTGGAAGGTCAGGAATAGAAGCCCTAAGGCTGGAGTCCATTAAGTTTCCCCCAAGTTCTGTGACTCCTGAAGTTATTCAGCAGGAACTGCAAAGTCAACAACTCGAACAGCAAAAGAAGGGGCTCAGATTCTATTCAAACCTAAACACTTCAGAGTCAGTCCTGctaaaatttcaaaagaaatCATCTGTATTGCTAGAGACTACCAGTGCAAGTACTATCATTTCACCCGGTGTATTCTTCTCTGCTATAGCGAAGGCGCCTCCTGCGCAGGACAAACAGAACGGCTTGAATGTGAATTCCTCTCAGACCCTCAACCAAGCGACCCAGCACAAACTTTATGTCAGTGTGCCGGATTACGGtatcttgaagaaccaCGGAAGATACATAGAGAATTGTACTCTGTTAGACACCACTGGCACTATTAAACAGATAGCTACTCTGACGCCCACTTTTAATGCTACCCAAAAGCCAGAGGGCTACGCCAATCAATTTGCCACGCAGTATAATGCTGAAAATATGAGAGTCGCTGTCTTGACAAACAACGCCCTTGAAATATATCGTTACCGCACTCCCGATGAAGTTTTCGAATCACTGATTGACAATCCCCTACCGTTTTTGATCAACTATGGTGTACCTGAAGCCTGCTCAACCGCATTGTTTGTCACCTGTAAACTTAACAAATCCGAGATGTTAAGGTCGGCTGCCTTGACATTCTTTACCGTGGGTATCCCAGGAATTATCGACATCAAACCAAAGTACAACAAGTACATGGTATCAACCGTCTCATCTCTCTTTAAGAAACCCTCCATTGAGGCAACACCTAGAAAGACTCTCTCAGGTGCTTTGCAAGATGCCTCAACTACTGCAACTTCTTTGGTTGCCGATCCAAGGGCCAACTTCAGCCTTGACGATGTCACATTGTCTCCTAGGTTTTACGGTATCGCACTACTAATAACAAGACTATTCAGAGATATATGGGGCAAGCAAATATTCCTCAACAACGACGAAGTTAACTCAAAGGCCACTACAAAGGACAAGAACCTAATTACTGGAATCTCAATTTCTAAATCAGATGTTGAATACTACCTATCTTCGATCACCATCTTGAATGAGTTCTTCAGTACCTACGGCAGTTCCCTAACCGTGGTGTACCCTCTTTCAAGCTCTGAGTTAGGTGGAAAATCGGTTGATAAATCGGAGGAAGTTGCTAACCAGGCAGAAAACATTGCCATCAACTCATTAATAAAGCTCATCCAATCCATCATGGAGGCGTTGTCCTTTTTGAATGTCCTAtatgaagaaagtgaagtGGAAGGGTTCGAACAACAGTATATCGCATTTGAGGACATTATCAAGTTCTTGACTCGTGAAGTTCAAACAGACTTGacgaaattgaaattcaaagacCTCTTTGCGCCTAATGAAGATACAAGAGTATTGGTAAGAGAGATTTTATCTTCGATCATCAACAGGAACATTACAAGAGGTGCCTCAATCGAATATACGGCTACTGCATTGCAAGAACGTTGCGGTTCATTTTGCTCCAGTAGTGATATTTTAGGATTTAGGGCCATTGAGCATTTGAGAAAGGCAAAGGAGATTGGGTTAAGGGATTATGAAACTTTGAGATATCATCTTAACAATGCCATCAAGTTATTTGAACGAATAGTCGATGATCTTTCCTTTGATAAGTTAAAGGAGGCCGTCTCCATCATGTTGGAGCTGAATTACTTCCCCAAGACGATTGGCTTCCTTCTCAACATCGCAAACGCTGTTGACAAGGCCAAATTAGCTTATCAATATGTTGCTGACGGTTGTTTGGAACATGATGGCAGAAAAGTTTATTACGATAAGCGTTTGGTCGTGTACGATTTAGTCTTCGAAACTCTGGTGATGGTTGACAATCTAGCCGCCAAAGAAACGTCCAACGTCAGCGGAAACCTCTCAGTTGCCAACGAAATGTCTGCTTTACGTGAAGAAAGCTATTCAGTGGCGCTAACATATGATGATAAGCTATTCCACTACAAATTGTACGATTGGCTCGTCTCTCAAAAATGTGAGGATAAGCTTCTACAACTTGACACTGAATTTGTTCTACCATACTTAAGAGAAAAATCGAAGAGCTCACTGGAGATTTCCAACTTGCTATGGGTGTACCTGTCAAAAAGATCCAAGTTTTTTGAGGCAGCGGAGATTCTTTACTCGTTGGCAGGTTCTGATTTTAAACTGAAACTGGGGGAAAGAATTGAATGCCTATCAAGAGCAAACGGTTTCTGCAACGGTGTATGTGCACCAAGCCACAAGCAGCGTATGGTGCAACTAGCCACTatgattcaagaaatctttgacGTTGCAGCAGTTCAGGATGATCTTTTATCCTTGGTTGCTACTGATAATAGAATTGACTCTACTACTAAGGTAGATTTGATGAACCAATTAGACGGCAAAGTACTACCTGTGAGTGACCTGTTCAATGATTTTGCTGTTCCACTAGGATACTACGAAGTCTGTCTTGTCATTTTTAAGGTATCTGACTTCAGGAACcaggaagagatcaaagctAAATGGGATGAACTTTTCgaatcattgaagaaagagctgaATGGCGGCAACAAACTTGACGAATCCACgaacttcatcaacctGTTATCCAATGTCGTAATCAAGGTCGGTAAGCAAATTCACACATCAGAGTTTGTCTTTCCAATATCTGACTTATTCACTACCATTAGCAACCTGTTCTACGAAGCTCTACCTCAGGATCACATTCAAAAGGGTTCCATCGCGTCTATCTTTCTATCAGCTGGCGTACCATACGGCAAACTGTACTATATCCTTAAAGATCTAATAGAGACCTCCGACTCGCCATACACTTTATATAAGAGTGAAATGGTATGGCTACTCAAGGAATGGTACAAGTGTGATAGAAAAATCAGAGACATCATAACCTATGACGAAGTGTCCGATTTAGATGACTACAACATCGACACAGACCCGGTCGAAAAGTACATGAAGAGGACTGGCAATAGCATTTAGTGTGCAATTTTATAGAAAGCGCACAAGACTGTACTGCATTTTTCCTAGATCTTTGATGTTCAAGTAAATACTGACTAAAAAACTCGTAAATAAGAAGCAAATTAAACCACCTATGGGGATCAGCCGAGGATGACAATACTGCAAACTTTCCCCTGCTCCAGGCTCGAGACAGTGCCAGTGTTCATGCCCCGTGTTCCTCATGTCCCAAGATCTTCCCATGTCATAGTATATCAATATCCACAACTTCACAAACTTCCAAACGTATTTTCACCAGAGTAAGTCACATAGAGGAACCCGTCCTTGTCCTTATGCTCCTGGTAAATAGCACTCATCAAAGCTGCCGTTGGAGGTAGTGTGTCGTTCacaaagatgaagattgCCTTCTCCGGTGGTAGCATTATCCTCTTGCGAATCACATACACAAACTGTCCCACAGTCAAATCGGCTGGAACCAAATACTTTCTCTTGTCGATTTCAGGTATATCAGACTTCTCAGCCTTCTCACAGATCACTGGGATCCGATTCGAAAACTTTTGAGAAATCCTTTCCGATTCAGCCTTCCGCTTCTCAAAGGGGTACTCAGACTTGAACGTAGACTTCATATTTGCTTATATCGATACTCCAAAAAGGCTTATCCCAACTAGAGACGCCTTATAGCTTCTTCGATGAGCTGTTGAACCAGGACTCAAAACCCCTTCCTTAAATCAGACTGAGCTTATCAATCTCAAGCCATCGGGCGGGTAACTTTAGCATAATGGCTAGTACCACTAATTCAACGATAATTCTGCTATCATCGAGTCTAATTCCTGGTCCAATTGGTCACGAAGGTTGATGTAGTCGATGAGGGCGTCGTCCTCCAAGTCTTcctgctgctgctgctcaatttcttccgCTAAATCTGGGGAAATTGTGTATTCCTCGGCCTGCAATGAGAGTCTTTGTAATTCTTGCGTTAGTTCGCTATTCATCACGAATGATTCCATCTTATCGAGTCCTCCTCTCTGCTGAGATGCTTTTCCATTTCTCTTGTTGTCTCTGAGGCCCTTCATATGTCTGTATTGGTCCTCGAGACGTGATTTAGTGGGCGAAGCCGTGTAAGATGGGAATGAAGTCTTATGCTTATCCCTGCGAGTTCTAATAATGGTCTCTGTGATCGATTCCTGACTTTTGTCTCTTTCGTCGTCTGTCCAAGAGGTTGCCCATCGTAGGGGAGTTTctgatcttcttccactCTCGACCAAGTTGGGAGTCGTTGGTGAAGGTGGCCAACTAGGTTCTGTGGCGGGAGAAGAGTGCAAATCATGGCTCATTGCCTAGCTTTAGTCTATATTCTTCTCGTTTTATAGTTCAATTGAGCGCGTCGATTTCATTGTTGTATATTCGATAGTGCGAAGGGCTTTTCTTATTTAAACATTTATAAAATTGTATCATTACAATCTAaggatcttcaatttgaagacagtGTCGTTGATggattgttcttcatcagcaaTGGCCTCTTTTTGTGAGTCATCAGCTGGAATAATTTCGGATCTACATGTCTTGCTTAGCATTTCCATGTGTTGCTTGACGATATCTTCGAAATTGATGGTGTCCTTCACTAGCTCGTATTGAACAACGACGTCATCGGTAGCTTGTAGCCCAcatttctttctcaatttctgaATTCTATTGACCAACTCTCTGGCCAACCCTTCAGTCTTCAGTTCTGGGTAAATCTTGGTGTCCAAAATGATTAAGACTTCTTGGTCAGTTCTGGTTTCGAGACCTTCCTGTGCTTGAGATTCAGGTAGACCTCTAATAGCGTTTAGATCCCCCTTCACTAGAGCGATACCAGCGACTTCGATGTGTCCCGTCTCCAAGTAACTACGCACTTGTTCGGAAGTGACAGAGGGCAAAGCATCCTTAACCTTCTTGGCGTCCTTCTTTAGTTTCTTACCTAGAACGGGCCAATCAGCGACTGCTCTGTACTCTACACCGTATGCCTTTTCATCAGAtgtgatgatgatatcacGGATGTTCAACTCTTCCAAGATgtaatccttcaaatcctcGATGTCCTTCAAGTAGGCTGCGTCACTGTGCAGGATAACAAGGCTCTTCAAAGGTGTCTTTAATGAGatggttttcttttcaCGAATGTTTCTACCCATTTCGATGACGGACTGCATTCTTGAGACAGAAGTCTCAATGGCCTCGTCAAAG
The window above is part of the Torulaspora delbrueckii CBS 1146 chromosome 3, complete genome genome. Proteins encoded here:
- the MAM1 gene encoding Mam1p (similar to Saccharomyces cerevisiae MAM1 (YER106W); ancestral locus Anc_7.402), coding for MRPKNETRRLRSGSLVIKDANAISNAHSDRKRKVPSSFDGYGKENNILDDIAVEAPSEAELTVILESNFEAQLNPRNLTVLQKEILNNESNNISCGHSLCSGDHRHQVQLRLWLFIRDGIIADGHSNFRSLCYYDQVYKRVDPNWIMHIEPISSEKIPQGYEDFPIQQLSIPTIEINHITQEPRIQDLQVDIGDVLENEHTRIPSSLLAKRNLKSIFDQTPIKAEKILSQGSTSSSEDLREELIAPNEKRCTIFKRLGIMGGLDIPRLPGS
- the NUP170 gene encoding Nup170p (similar to Saccharomyces cerevisiae NUP170 (YBL079W) and NUP157 (YER105C); ancestral locus Anc_7.401) → MYSTPLKSRIDYNNGPFAGLSQTVSQNNANIAGNNNAKGDILPSLSSQTSQIAQGAGINGGASLAPDLSIVDEHLRVTSLGTTKPLELASQYIDHLERRDGSSPVLDERSYYNNGVNYNFSKEIGGLGAFTPFERQQVISIPDEILKEASKTEIKSDMGIFPEISRCWITIDNKLILWNIKDSTDYQSIDEIKHTILKVALVKPKQSTFVDYINHLLLIATPFDIYLLAISHNEETGELSVFNTGMCVSVHGLDVGEIVCYEKTGQIFFTGKTNGLNIWGLQYSGSDDWFNSKCSKICLTQSAWSSLLPTNLITKIPGSGFMQSFFEEDSKYAQETILQLTVDQSRGIIYSLSSKSNVKAYLINGNSLEGPMSIEPAYIRRIIGTTTARGAAILGPKFLKISRIVPVTQQENHNLFFVAITIGGVRLYFNGSLGRSGIEALRLESIKFPPSSVTPEVIQQELQSQQLEQQKKGLRFYSNLNTSESVLLKFQKKSSVLLETTSASTIISPGVFFSAIAKAPPAQDKQNGLNVNSSQTLNQATQHKLYVSVPDYGILKNHGRYIENCTLLDTTGTIKQIATLTPTFNATQKPEGYANQFATQYNAENMRVAVLTNNALEIYRYRTPDEVFESLIDNPLPFLINYGVPEACSTALFVTCKLNKSEMLRSAALTFFTVGIPGIIDIKPKYNKYMVSTVSSLFKKPSIEATPRKTLSGALQDASTTATSLVADPRANFSLDDVTLSPRFYGIALLITRLFRDIWGKQIFLNNDEVNSKATTKDKNLITGISISKSDVEYYLSSITILNEFFSTYGSSLTVVYPLSSSELGGKSVDKSEEVANQAENIAINSLIKLIQSIMEALSFLNVLYEESEVEGFEQQYIAFEDIIKFLTREVQTDLTKLKFKDLFAPNEDTRVLVREILSSIINRNITRGASIEYTATALQERCGSFCSSSDILGFRAIEHLRKAKEIGLRDYETLRYHLNNAIKLFERIVDDLSFDKLKEAVSIMLELNYFPKTIGFLLNIANAVDKAKLAYQYVADGCLEHDGRKVYYDKRLVVYDLVFETLVMVDNLAAKETSNVSGNLSVANEMSALREESYSVALTYDDKLFHYKLYDWLVSQKCEDKLLQLDTEFVLPYLREKSKSSLEISNLLWVYLSKRSKFFEAAEILYSLAGSDFKLKLGERIECLSRANGFCNGVCAPSHKQRMVQLATMIQEIFDVAAVQDDLLSLVATDNRIDSTTKVDLMNQLDGKVLPVSDLFNDFAVPLGYYEVCLVIFKVSDFRNQEEIKAKWDELFESLKKELNGGNKLDESTNFINLLSNVVIKVGKQIHTSEFVFPISDLFTTISNLFYEALPQDHIQKGSIASIFLSAGVPYGKLYYILKDLIETSDSPYTLYKSEMVWLLKEWYKCDRKIRDIITYDEVSDLDDYNIDTDPVEKYMKRTGNSI
- the ATG8 gene encoding ubiquitin-like protein ATG8 (similar to Saccharomyces cerevisiae ATG8 (YBL078C); ancestral locus Anc_7.400), which produces MKSTFKSEYPFEKRKAESERISQKFSNRIPVICEKAEKSDIPEIDKRKYLVPADLTVGQFVYVIRKRIMLPPEKAIFIFVNDTLPPTAALMSAIYQEHKDKDGFLYVTYSGENTFGSL
- the RTT105 gene encoding Rtt105p (similar to Saccharomyces cerevisiae RTT105 (YER104W); ancestral locus Anc_7.399); translated protein: MSHDLHSSPATEPSWPPSPTTPNLVESGRRSETPLRWATSWTDDERDKSQESITETIIRTRRDKHKTSFPSYTASPTKSRLEDQYRHMKGLRDNKRNGKASQQRGGLDKMESFVMNSELTQELQRLSLQAEEYTISPDLAEEIEQQQQEDLEDDALIDYINLRDQLDQELDSMIAELSLN